The Streptomyces bacillaris sequence TCGTTGTCCCGGACGCCGGCCGGGAGGTGGGTGCCGAGGCCGAGGACTCCGATGCGGCGGACGGCGGTCATGAGGTTGCCCCGCGCGCCCAGGTGAGCGTGGCGTCCAGGACACGGTGGTCCTCCGGCTCCTCGAACACCTCCAGCAGCACCGGCAGTTGCTCCATCACCGCATCGCAGAGCCGGTCGACGGCAGCGGACAGCGTCCCGGACTCCGCTGCCTCCAGGGGCCCGAGGGCGAGCAGTGAACCGGCCCAGCGGCGGGCGGAGAGCGCGCCGTGCAGGGCGGCCAGCGGAGTCAGAGCCCGTACGAGACCGGGGTCGCGGAGCCCTTCCAGGACCCGGACGACGTCATCGGCCATGAGCAGCGTGGCGTGCGCCTCGCCCAGCAGCCCGGCCCGCTCCAGCAGCGGGTTCCACCGCTCGAACGGGTCCCGGGACGCGTCGGCCGCGCCGAGCCAGAGCAACTCCCTGACGAGAGCGGCCCGATGGCGCCGGAGGAGGGCGGGCCACCAGTACGGGGAGGTGGGCTCCAGGGGCTCCCGCAGTTCCGGCTCCCGGCCGAGTCCCTCCTCCACGAGCGAGCGGCCTATGTCGTAGAAGACCAGCTGGCTGTCGCCGCCCGCCGTGTCGAAGGCGTGGTGGAAGTCGCGGTATCCGGCAAGACGGTTGGCGGTCAACTGGCCGGAGAAGCCGCACCGGTGCTGGCACGCGGCGGTGAGCCGGGCGGCGGTCCGGACGGTCACGGCCTTGTAGGCGGCGAGCGGCCGGCTGACGGCCGCCCAGGGCGTGAATCCCATGGCCTCCTCGCGCTCCGGCCCGGGCGGTACGGCGGCCCGGGCCCCGGTCCGTACGGCCAGGGCGCCGTCGGCGGCGCACGTCAGGGCGAAGGCGTCGGCCAGCGCGCCCAGGACCACGGTCTGCTGGCTCCGATAGGCGAGCAGCGGCACTCCGGGGGCGAGCCGGCTCTGCGTACGCCGCGTCCGGGCGTAGTGGACGGCCTGGACGGCGGTACGCCGGGAGGTGGCGGCGGCGACGGCGGGCATGGCCGCCCACAGCCCCTGGCCCACGCGCAGGGTGCGCTGGAGGCGCTGCTCCGGGGACCCGGCGGGGTCGTGGAACATCGCCGCCGTACCACTGCCTTCACCGCCGGGGGCGATCCGGGCCCCGTCGGAGAGCCAGTGGGCGGCCGCCACCCGGACGCGGTCGAACCGCACCTGTACG is a genomic window containing:
- a CDS encoding acyl-CoA dehydrogenase family protein: MTTLAPSLSESGRAEILRLLHGPCDPAALSALTALRKALADGDPGPVHGPGRGAALLGRLRSLADALPPGDGILDDPARLAAVHAHAAVADPSLCLAGLVHHLLCLGSLTELSDDQAGLEPRLSALREGRAKGVYLITEVGQANSHLDTGTRADFDPADGSFVLHTPGPGAAKFGSAGTGGVEQTGVVLARLFVGGTDRGVFAFMVGLTDAQGPLPGVELSDPIALDALPLDYVQVRFDRVRVAAAHWLSDGARIAPGGEGSGTAAMFHDPAGSPEQRLQRTLRVGQGLWAAMPAVAAATSRRTAVQAVHYARTRRTQSRLAPGVPLLAYRSQQTVVLGALADAFALTCAADGALAVRTGARAAVPPGPEREEAMGFTPWAAVSRPLAAYKAVTVRTAARLTAACQHRCGFSGQLTANRLAGYRDFHHAFDTAGGDSQLVFYDIGRSLVEEGLGREPELREPLEPTSPYWWPALLRRHRAALVRELLWLGAADASRDPFERWNPLLERAGLLGEAHATLLMADDVVRVLEGLRDPGLVRALTPLAALHGALSARRWAGSLLALGPLEAAESGTLSAAVDRLCDAVMEQLPVLLEVFEEPEDHRVLDATLTWARGATS